One genomic region from Epinephelus moara isolate mb chromosome 8, YSFRI_EMoa_1.0, whole genome shotgun sequence encodes:
- the cldn5a gene encoding claudin 5a, protein MVSAGLEIMGLSLCVIGSLLVMVSCGLPMWKVTAFIEANIVVAQTIWDGLWMSCVVQSTGQMQCKVHDSVLALTHDLQAARALTIISSVMGVLGLMVVIAGAQCTNCIRAEYVKARVVNAGGVIYIISGLFVLVPLCWMANSIISDFYNPQVPASKKREIGAALYIGWAASALLLIGGALLCCSCPSSGNSGYSVKYAPTKRATPNGDYDKRNYV, encoded by the coding sequence ATGGTGTCGGCCGGACTGGAGATAATGGGACTATCGCTGTGCGTAATTGGCTCGCTCCTGGTGATGGTTTCGTGCGGGCTGCCCATGTGGAAGGTGACGGCTTTCATCGAAGCCAACATCGTGGTGGCTCAGACAATCTGGGACGGCTTGTGGATGTCGTGTGTGGTGCAGAGTACGGGCCAGATGCAGTGCAAGGTGCACGACTCCGTCCTCGCCCTCACCCACGACCTGCAGGCGGCCAGAGCCCTCACCATCATCTCCTCTGTGATGGGCGTGCTGGGGCTCATGGTTGTGATCGCCGGGGCGCAGTGCACCAACTGTATCCGCGCTGAGTACGTCAAAGCCCGCGTGGTGAACGCCGGAGGAGTCATCTACATCATCAGTGGTCTGTTCGTGCTGGTGCCTCTCTGCTGGATGGCCAACAGCATCATATCGGACTTTTACAACCCGCAGGTGCCCGCATCCAAGAAGAGGGAGATCGGCGCTGCGCTCTACATCGGCTGGGCTGCCTCAGCGCTGCTGCTGATCGGAGGAGCGCTGCTGTGTTGCTCCTGTCCCTCCAGCGGGAACTCTGGATACTCGGTAAAATACGCACCGACAAAGAGAGCCACGCCGAACGGGGACTATGACAAGAGGAATTATGTGTAG